CACATCGCGAACTTCCCTTGTTGCAAGCCATTTCCATCGGCTGCTATTGAATGTTTTCTCATTATTGGTTGTTTAGTATAAACTTCGTTACAACACGTCTTGATGCGCCTGACTTAGCAGATTTCGGCGTCCAAGCTGAGGGTGCGTTTATTACGCGAGTAAACAGAAAACACAATTGTGTACATACGGCTGTCGGGGATCACAAACCGCAGTCCGCGAATGTCCTGTATAACAAAGAATGAATggcaagcaagcgagctggtataATTGGTCATTACAAAAAATCCGGGACTTTACGACCttcgctttgtatgtatttgtcccttctatgttgttccagcctcagaacatcagttcttttaCGACCTTGTTCATGTGCATCAAACTTGTCCCTACCTCCTGATCTTTTCATTATGCAACTGTAAACAAATTTGGACGTTCGGTATTGCAcacaaaaagagagagggaCAGAGAGAACGCATATTTCGATGAGAAAATGCCAGAGCCGAACGTTTCAATGACTTGAGAATTTTAGTGAAACACACCTCCCAATCTGTTTTAATATATAGTTTTTACGCGAAGGTGACCACCAGTGTATTGTATTCTGTCTCGTTATCAATGTGTGTAGATACAGAGACTAATAGCATATGGCACTTTCTGCACGGTGTCTCCATTTACTTCCTTTCACAAACTGTATTTGAATAGAGTAATAGTATATAGTGTAACATAGTGATGATCACATCGAGGGCGTTTAGCAGTCATTTGCGCGCCTTGAGACGACCAGCAGTGCAATAATAAAAAGGACGAGTCCGAACTCTGAACTGCCTACGTGTATGGGCAACGCTGATCATAGTGTATGCCCAGGAAGCTTGCTTGAGAGGGCGGTGCGGGCGTGGTGGTTACCATGCTCTTGCACAGAAATATATTCCCTCGTGTGTTGTATACCATTTGCCCCGTCGAACTTTTGGAGCATGTACAGTACTGGCTCTTTCTATGTCAACAAATGCCGTAATGTGTACATAATGCACGCGTGTTTAACCCCCTTCCATTCCGTCTATAGCGCGTGGCCAAAGGCGCGGTAGCTCAATCTTTCAGGAAAGGTTGATGGGAAAGAGCGTATCACTGTATTGCTCGTTGTGCCAGTTGGCCGCATAGCGTTAGGTAATGGACAAGTTTTATGACGAGCACTTTTGTTGCTGTTGGTGCTAGATTTTTAATGCACAGTTTTATGCAGAGGGAATATCTTCCTCCTTGGTGGTTGTGTCCCGTCCCGTTGTGTCCACACAATACCACCCCCCGAGCTATACATGTTTCAAGCACGACTTTGTCCGTGTTAACTGTAAGAAATATATTGAAATAAAATATGAAATGACGTATGGTCCGCAACAGCACATCTGCAACGGTTATGATATCTGGTCGGGTTACCAGGCAGCGCACTTCTGCGCAGGATTCATCGGCGATCCCGCAGGGCACGTGAAACTGTCCTGAAAGCCATCAACGCTCGCCACGAGGTTGTTGCAAGATCCCGCTCCGTGTCCACCAGGGAACTTCCGAACGTGGCACATCTTGAGGCAAGCCGCCGCGAAGAACAACCTCTTCGGATGTATACTCAGGAGCGGGAGCCTCTTCACGCTCTTAGATCCGTACCTCCGCGTGTAGACAGAGTACGCGGCCCGCAACCCCTCCACTTCTGCGGCTCCTTCCGGAGGACACTGTCCAGTGGCCGTCGCCTCGATGGCCTGCGCTGCCGCGCAGCCCGCGGCGTGTCCCAAGCCGGCGTAATTGAGCACCGGCGCAGTGCTGATGTTCAGGTACGTGGAAGTTAAAAGCGAAGGCGGTACAAATACTCTCCCATTCGTTGCGTCGTAATAGGTTCGCAGCGCGAACATCGGGAACACGGCTATATGCGGCTGAGCCAAGAGCTGCGTTACGTAATATCGATATGTCGGCAGCCATGCGCTCAAGAAATGGACGCTGGCGTCCGGCGCTGCCGCCCAAAATCGGTCGAAATTCGCTCTGTTGCGGAAACCGTTTGGAAGCCCAACGATGAATTGCATGTCGGTGAGCTTTTTCACTGACGCGTCTCTCTGCGGGAGGTTTTTTGACGCCTTCGCTTGGAGCACAAGTTCGTCTCGGACGTCCAAAGTAATGTTGTTGGCCACTTCTTCAATATCTGGGGTCAGGAGCAGCGAGAAAAATGCCGCAGCGTACGTACTTTCCATGGCGCTGTGAACAAGACGTATGCAAGACACCACATACTGGCTGTCGGTAGAACCAAATTGAGGATCGCTGTACGTGATCAGCTGCCGTATGACGTGCCAGGTAAGCAGGAAGTTCAGCTTGGCGTTGTCAAACTCCTTTTTCATCGTGCTTGTGTAGTCGAGGGTCGGTTCGTTGACCCATAGCCGGTCGTTTTCGGTGTAGCGGGGTCCGGCGGAAGCGGTCACTATAGCGAGCCACTCGTTTGATGTTATGCTCCTCCCTTTGTTTCCTGCGAAAAGAACAATTCTGACACCAGCTGTAATTTACCGAACCTTGGCCTATCTCTCTATGATCAATATTCAGCGGAACAGACCGAGGATACCCTTTCACAAAATGCTTCCGTCCAAGCCAACCTCTTTATAGAAATCCCACAGCGTCAGTTCGCTAACACGACCTTGAGGTTCGCGTCGCGGCCGAGCCGGGGCGCTTGCGGAGCTTTCCGTTCAGTGGTAGCGCGCGGTCATTCGGGTGTCTGTAGAGCTGTGTACTTTGGACAATATTTGTTTGTGAAACAATTTTAAAAATTCTAAATGTCGGATTGAACATACTTTCATTTGCCACTGCACTCAGCTATGCCTAAGCCCATCCGGTGTACCTCGTGAAGTTCCTATCCTTGTTACTAACTTTTAGGCATCCTAAGAAGGAAAAATATGGTCACTCTTACCAAAGTCTCGTATCGCCATTGGTTGTACGACGTCTGTGCCCTGTAGTTGGGTTATATAACTAGCTGCTTTCTTTTCGAAAGCTATAATATCCTTAAACAAATCCGGCAAGTGACCTGAATTTGTCACAAATTGTGCCAACCGGGCCGTGTAGTCGGTGGGAGTCCGAGGGGACGACAACCACTGGGCGAGTTCAGAGTTGAAGGCGATGACGATAGCCCTTTTATCCACAGCTGTCCAGAGGGGCATTTCCACGCTCGCTGTGAAGAGCATGTCTACACCATAGAGCAGGGAAAGTTTGAAAATACGGCCCATGGCATCGGTGTTGTCGTTGGTATCGAGGGCAAGGCCTTCTTTCTGAATGAAGTCCTTTAGCACCTGGTTGTCATTGCTACCAGCTCTGCAAGAAAGGACACATGAGGGAGTTTTCCACACAGCGTACGTCAGCCGTAAATTTTTGACGAAGCATTCTTCGTG
This sequence is a window from Ornithodoros turicata isolate Travis chromosome 10, ASM3712646v1, whole genome shotgun sequence. Protein-coding genes within it:
- the LOC135369848 gene encoding endothelin-converting enzyme 1-like; the encoded protein is MTATAAEPTGADTDPDDTRPEETENDSSRRRKQLLRTILPVCSCGLVTGIVLGAGIFALIIHLRTSGTDDDDTRTISPGFSIVPLTDVCFSQGCERSARLLRALLNPYVEPCRDFFEYVCGRFESSYGTLTKETEASLRTVAIAQMIKVPVPATGQTATEKAAGHLLACAGMQNRAGSNDNQVLKDFIQKEGLALDTNDNTDAMGRIFKLSLLYGVDMLFTASVEMPLWTAVDKRAIVIAFNSELAQWLSSPRTPTDYTARLAQFVTNSGHLPDLFKDIIAFEKKAASYITQLQGTDVVQPMAIRDFGNKGRSITSNEWLAIVTASAGPRYTENDRLWVNEPTLDYTSTMKKEFDNAKLNFLLTWHVIRQLITYSDPQFGSTDSQYVVSCIRLVHSAMESTYAAAFFSLLLTPDIEEVANNITLDVRDELVLQAKASKNLPQRDASVKKLTDMQFIVGLPNGFRNRANFDRFWAAAPDASVHFLSAWLPTYRYYVTQLLAQPHIAVFPMFALRTYYDATNGRVFVPPSLLTSTYLNISTAPVLNYAGLGHAAGCAAAQAIEATATGQCPPEGAAEVEGLRAAYSVYTRRYGSKSVKRLPLLSIHPKRLFFAAACLKMCHVRKFPGGHGAGSCNNLVASVDGFQDSFTCPAGSPMNPAQKCAAW